ATTTTTATGAAGGCGCAGAGACAATGGTTCAAAAGGTTGGAGAAATTCGTGAATTGTTTAATATGGTTCCCCCTCCCTATAGACCTTGTCACAATGATCCTCTTCCAGTAAACTGGCTGGATGACAAGAAAAATTTCTACTTAATTGATTGGGAATATGCCGGCATGAATGATCCCATGTTTGATTTAGCGGCCTTGGCCATTGAAGCGGAATTTACTGAAGAACAAGAACGCTACTTTTTGAAACAGTACTTTGGCGACGTAGCAACGGAGAAACAGTATGGCTCCATCATAATTAATAAATTCCTCTGCGATGTTTTATGGGCTTACTGGTCAATTCTTCAAATTGCCATGGGCAAACCAAAGGAAGATTATTGGGACTACGGATTAAATAGATTTAACCGAGCTTACGAATTAATTCACAATGGCAGTTTAGATCACTCAATTGAAGTTAATCGCATAAAATCAGTGTCTTAAAATAATTATTCGAGGGAATAAGTTGATTGGAGGATATTGCATTATGCATGAAACTGTTCAAATTGAACCTGCCATATCGACAGAGCATATTGGACGCATCTATAAAATGATTAGTGAAATTCCTTTCTTTAGCGATTCAAGAATTAGTGAAATTGAAATATTACCCGGAGGACTAACCAATAGTAACTATAAAGTAACCATCGGTGGAGTCACCTATGCTGTAAGGATAGCTGGAGCGGGAACCATGGAATACTTAAATCGTCCGGCAGAAAAACACAATGCGCAGTTAATGGCCGATATCGGCATTAGTGCACCGATTATTCATTATGATGAAACAACCGGCAATCAAGTATGTAAGTACATCGATGATTGTAAAACGTTACACATTCCCGATTTTAAAGAAGAAGAACGATATTTAAGTATGGCAGCAAAAGTATTTAGAAAGTACCATGATTGCCAGAAAGAATTTATTTCTGTCTTTGATCCATTAAAGGAAATTGATGCCTACATGGCTTTGTTAGCGGAGAAAAATTTTGAATTTTATGAAGGTGCTGAA
This Desulfosporosinus orientis DSM 765 DNA region includes the following protein-coding sequences:
- a CDS encoding choline kinase family protein, encoding MHETVQIEPAISTEHIGRIYKMISEIPFFSDSRISEIEILPGGLTNSNYKVTIGGVTYAVRIAGAGTMEYLNRPAEKHNAQLMADIGISAPIIHYDETTGNQVCKYIDDCKTLHIPDFKEEERYLSMAAKVFRKYHDCQKEFISVFDPLKEIDAYMALLAEKNFEFYEGAETMEAKIGEIKTLFKNNPPPKAPCHNDPLCENWLDDQKNFYLIDWEYGGMNDPLFDLGALALEAELTDEQEQFFLKEYFGGELTEKQIGSLVINKFLCDALWAYWAVLQIAMGKSREDYWPYGLNRFNRAYELIHKGSLDRAIKANQ